One segment of Triticum aestivum cultivar Chinese Spring chromosome 2A, IWGSC CS RefSeq v2.1, whole genome shotgun sequence DNA contains the following:
- the LOC123185136 gene encoding laccase-4-like, with product MAISSRFLAPCSVLMATLMLLIVQAQSITRHYDFNVQMANVTRLCASKSVVTVNGEYPGPTLVAREGDRVLVRVTNRVAHNMTLHWHGIRQLRSGWADGPAYVTQCPIQTGQSYVYNFTVAGQRGTLWWHAHISWLRATVYGAIVILPKLGVPYPFVAPHKEVPLLFGEWWRADTEAVVSQALRTGGAPNISDAFTINGLPGPLYNCSAKDTFKLKVKPGKTYMLRLINAALNDELFFSVANHTLTIVEVDAVYVKPFTVKTLIISPGQTTNVLLTAKPFYPKANFYMSAAPYSVIRPGTFDSTTVAGILEYHNPRSASESSFDKDLPLFRPTLPRFNDTGLVTNFTSKLRSLATPQYPAAVPQSVDKRFFFTVGLGTRPCPVNATCQGPTNTTQFAAAINNISLVLPSTALLQSHFTGVSRGVYGSNFPTTPLSQFNYTGVSPNNTNVATGTKLLVLPFNTTVELVMQDTSILGIESHPLHLHGFNFFVVGQGFGNYDPVNDPTRFNLVDPVERNTVGVPAGGWVAIRFLADNPGVWFMHCHLEVHTTWGLRMAWLVQDGSLPNQKLLPPPSDLPKC from the exons ATGGCGATTTCCTCCCGTTTTCTGGCTCCTTGCTCTGTCCTCATGGCGACTCTGATGCTGCTCATCGTCCAGGCACAAAGCATCACTAGGCACTACGATTTCAAT GTGCAAATGGCGAACGTGACGAGGCTGTGCGCCAGCAAGAGCGTTGTGACGGTGAACGGGGAGTACCCCGGCCCGACGCTGGTGGCGAGGGAGGGCGACCGCGTGCTCGTCCGCGTCACCAACCGCGTAGCGCACAACATGACGCTGCACTGGCACGGTATCCGGCAGCTGCGGAGCGGCTGGGCCGACGGGCCGGCGTACGTTACGCAGTGCCCGATTCAGACGGGCCAGAGCTACGTCTACAACTTCACCGTCGCCGGGCAGCGCGGCACGCTGTGGTGGCACGCGCACATCTCCTGGCTACGCGCCACCGTATAcggcgccatcgtcatcctccCCAAGCTCGGCGTGCCTTACCCGTTCGTTGCGCCGCACAAGGAAGTTCCTCTTCTCTTCGGCGAGTGGTGGAGGGCGGACACAGAGGCGGTGGTCAGCCAGGCGCTCCGGACGGGCGGCGCCCCAAACATCTCAGATGCTTTCACCATCAATGGCCTTCCTGGGCCGCTATACAACTGCTCCGCTAAAG ACACGTTCAAACTGAAGGTGAAACCTGgaaaaacatacatgttgcgcctcATCAACGCTGCTCTTAACGACGAGCTCTTCTTCTCCGTCGCCAACCACACGCTCACCATCGTCGAGGTCGACGCAGTCTACGTCAAACCATTCACAGTCAAGACCCTGATAATCTCTCCGGGCCAGACCACCAACGTGCTCCTCACAGCCAAGCCGTTCTATCCCAAGGCTAACTTCTACATGTCCGCCGCGCCATACTCCGTCATTAGGCCTGGCACGTTCGACAGCACCACGGTCGCCGGCATCCTCGAGTACCATAACCCTCGCTCCGCCTCCGAGTCAAGCTTCGACAAGGACCTGCCACTCTTCAGGCCAACTCTGCCGAGATTCAACGACACCGGCCTGGTCACCAACTTCACCTCCAAGCTCCGGAGCCTCGCCACACCGCAGTACCCGGCGGCCGTGCCACAGTCGGTGGACAAGCGGTTCTTCTTCACGGTCGGCTTGGGCACACGCCCTTGCCCCGTGAATGCGACGTGCCAAGGGCCTACCAACACCACGCAATTTGCGGCGGCCATCAACAACATCTCCCTGGTGCTTCCTTCCACAGCGCTCCTTCAGTCGCACTTCACAGGCGTGTCTCGGGGTGTCTATGGGTCGAACTTTCCGACCACGCCCCTCTCGCAATTCAACTACACTGGGGTATCGCCGAACAACACGAACGTGGCCACCGGGACCAAGTTGCTCGTGCTGCCATTCAACACCACGGTGGAGCTGGTGATGCAGGAcacgagcatccttggcatcgagAGCCACCCTCTGCACCTTCACGGCTTCAATTTCTTTGTCGTGGGGCAAGGCTTTGGCAACTACGACCCTGTGAATGACCCAACGAGGTTTAACCTCGTCGACCCCGTCGAGCGAAACACCGTTGGCGTGCCAGCTGGTGGATGGGTGGCCATACGTTTTCTCGCCGACAACCCAG GTGTATGGTTCATGCATTGCCATTTGGAGGTGCACACAACTTGGGGACTACGAATGGCATGGCTGGTGCAAGACGGGAGCCTACCGAACCAGAAGCTGCTCCCCCCGCCATCCGATCTTCCCAAATGCTAG